A genomic window from Algoriphagus sp. Y33 includes:
- a CDS encoding NAD-dependent epimerase/dehydratase family protein: protein MSVHTILGANGNIAKIVSAELGSSGIAIRQFSRTPKKVNPTDELISGDLLDASAVAEAVKGSAIVFLLAGIQYKSAVWERDWPIIMRNTLDACIVHGAKLVFFDNMYACDPDHISHLTEETPLNPKSRKGKARKQILDMLWAEVKSGKISAIVARAPDFYGPDASNSVLDELVIKRMKAGKNAQWLYSGDKKHSFIYIPDAGKATAFLALQEDSWNQTWNLPTDDSYPSVKEIVEMTNQQLGTKLKLQVMPAWLVSILGLFMPVMKEIAELRYQTDSDYCFDSSKIDKAYGLKPTKMKEGLRECLKS, encoded by the coding sequence ATGTCAGTCCATACCATCCTCGGTGCCAATGGCAACATAGCCAAAATCGTATCTGCAGAACTCGGCAGTTCAGGAATAGCCATACGTCAGTTCAGCCGAACTCCCAAAAAAGTAAACCCAACAGATGAACTGATTTCCGGTGACTTGTTGGATGCTAGTGCTGTGGCTGAAGCAGTAAAAGGCTCAGCCATAGTATTTCTATTGGCTGGTATTCAATACAAATCAGCTGTTTGGGAAAGAGACTGGCCTATTATCATGAGGAATACGCTGGATGCATGCATTGTTCACGGAGCCAAACTGGTATTTTTTGATAATATGTACGCCTGCGATCCCGACCATATTAGTCATCTTACCGAAGAAACCCCGCTCAATCCAAAAAGCAGAAAGGGGAAAGCAAGAAAGCAAATCTTGGATATGCTATGGGCTGAGGTGAAAAGCGGAAAAATTTCCGCTATTGTGGCCAGAGCCCCGGATTTTTATGGCCCCGATGCCAGCAATTCCGTGTTGGATGAACTGGTAATCAAACGAATGAAAGCCGGTAAAAACGCACAATGGCTCTATTCAGGAGATAAAAAACATTCCTTCATCTATATACCTGATGCAGGTAAAGCTACGGCATTTTTGGCCTTGCAGGAAGATTCCTGGAACCAAACATGGAATTTGCCCACCGATGATTCCTATCCTTCGGTAAAAGAAATTGTAGAAATGACCAATCAACAACTTGGCACCAAGCTCAAATTGCAAGTGATGCCGGCTTGGCTAGTCAGTATCCTTGGGCTTTTTATGCCGGTGATGAAAGAAATCGCCGAACTTCGCTACCAAACAGATTCAGACTACTGCTTTGATTCTTCGAAAATTGATAAAGCCTACGGACTCAAGCCTACAAAGATGAAGGAGGGATTAAGGGAGTGCTTGAAAAGCTAG